One genomic region from Syntrophorhabdaceae bacterium encodes:
- a CDS encoding type II secretion system F family protein encodes MPVYEWEGKTLKGETRKGTLKVDSEATLRTSLRKDGIILLKAKQKKAESKEKYNPKKKIKPMNIVIFTRQLSTMITSGLPLVQSLDILSNQMEDKDLKGIVKEIKEKIETGSRFADALRDYPQCFDALYVNLVVAGEEGGMLDTVLQRLAVYMEKTEKLKKKVKSAMIYPISIIVVAIGVVMVLLIFVIPVFETMFKDMGATLPMPTQIVVNLSRLVKSKIIHMIVVVGAAVFIFKRYYKSEKGKRKIDALILKVPIFGVLAIKASVARVTRTLATLLSSGVPILESLIIVAKVAGNKIVEEALITARARISEGRSMSEPLEESKVFPPMVVQMIEVGESTGALDNMLNKIADFYEEDVDNLVSNLTAMMEPMIMMFLGVVLGGLIIAMYLPIFKLGQAVG; translated from the coding sequence ATGCCTGTATATGAATGGGAAGGCAAGACTCTAAAAGGCGAAACAAGAAAAGGGACCCTCAAGGTGGATTCAGAAGCCACCTTGAGGACATCCTTGAGAAAAGATGGAATAATACTCCTTAAAGCCAAGCAAAAAAAGGCAGAATCAAAAGAGAAATATAACCCCAAGAAGAAGATCAAACCAATGAACATTGTGATCTTCACAAGGCAGCTATCTACCATGATCACCTCAGGTCTGCCACTTGTCCAATCCCTTGATATCCTGTCAAATCAAATGGAAGATAAGGACCTAAAGGGTATCGTAAAGGAGATTAAGGAAAAGATAGAGACCGGTTCAAGGTTTGCAGATGCACTTCGAGATTATCCTCAATGTTTTGATGCCCTTTATGTAAACCTTGTAGTGGCAGGCGAAGAGGGTGGCATGCTCGATACTGTTTTACAGAGGCTTGCTGTTTACATGGAAAAGACAGAGAAGCTCAAGAAAAAGGTTAAATCAGCCATGATATACCCCATAAGTATTATTGTGGTTGCCATAGGTGTAGTTATGGTTCTTTTAATCTTTGTTATACCTGTGTTTGAGACTATGTTTAAGGATATGGGTGCTACCCTTCCCATGCCCACACAGATTGTTGTTAATCTCAGCAGGCTTGTCAAATCCAAGATAATCCATATGATTGTTGTAGTTGGTGCTGCTGTCTTTATATTTAAACGCTATTATAAAAGCGAGAAAGGCAAAAGAAAGATAGATGCACTTATATTGAAGGTGCCTATCTTTGGCGTCCTGGCCATAAAGGCATCTGTAGCAAGGGTAACAAGGACACTGGCAACCCTTCTGTCAAGTGGTGTCCCCATACTGGAAAGCCTTATCATTGTGGCAAAGGTTGCAGGCAACAAGATTGTAGAGGAGGCACTGATTACTGCAAGGGCAAGGATCAGTGAGGGCAGGAGCATGTCAGAACCCCTGGAAGAAAGCAAGGTGTTCCCACCTATGGTAGTCCAGATGATAGAGGTAGGTGAATCCACAGGTGCCCTGGATAATATGTTAAACAAGATAGCTGACTTCTACGAAGAAGATGTGGATAACCTTGTGTCCAACCTCACTGCCATGATGGAGCCAATGATCATGATGTTCCTCGGTGTAGTCCTCGGCGGTCTCATAATAGCCATGTATCTGCCCATATTCAAGCTTGGTCAAGCTGTCGGTTAA
- the mtgA gene encoding monofunctional biosynthetic peptidoglycan transglycosylase, with amino-acid sequence MKHKRKGLRLSRFFITIGFLAIISWIGYYFVFPDITLLKTKNPKKTSFMEYRERQWKNQGKKIKMNKKWVSLSVISPYLIKAVIIAEDDKFWSHKGFDFDAIQKAIERDIKEGKPKFGGSTISQQLVKNLYLTPTKNPLRKIKEAIITWRLEKTLSKKRILELYLNVAEWGEGIFGAEAASLHYYGKPSRDLDPLEAARLAVILPNPIKYRVDGSSRYVEKRARIIYEIMVKRGIVVPEYEDVLGNESGLNQGM; translated from the coding sequence TTGAAACACAAAAGAAAAGGTCTCAGATTATCAAGATTTTTTATAACCATTGGTTTTTTAGCCATAATCTCCTGGATAGGCTATTATTTTGTTTTCCCGGATATAACATTACTCAAGACCAAAAATCCAAAAAAGACATCCTTTATGGAATATAGGGAGAGGCAATGGAAAAACCAGGGAAAGAAGATAAAGATGAATAAAAAGTGGGTATCCCTGTCGGTTATATCCCCTTATCTTATAAAGGCAGTGATCATTGCCGAAGATGATAAGTTTTGGTCTCACAAGGGTTTTGACTTTGATGCAATACAAAAGGCTATAGAAAGGGATATAAAGGAAGGAAAGCCAAAATTCGGTGGCAGCACAATAAGCCAACAACTTGTAAAAAATCTCTATTTAACCCCTACAAAAAATCCCTTAAGAAAGATAAAAGAGGCTATAATCACCTGGAGACTGGAAAAGACCCTATCAAAAAAGAGGATCCTTGAGTTGTATCTTAATGTGGCAGAATGGGGCGAGGGGATATTCGGAGCAGAGGCTGCGTCATTGCACTACTATGGAAAGCCTTCAAGGGATCTGGACCCCCTTGAGGCAGCAAGACTCGCTGTAATACTGCCAAATCCTATAAAGTATCGTGTTGACGGTAGCTCAAGGTATGTGGAAAAAAGGGCAAGGATTATATATGAGATTATGGTAAAAAGGGGAATTGTTGTCCCTGAATATGAGGATGTATTAGGGAATGAATCTGGATTAAATCAAGGCATGTAA
- a CDS encoding Crp/Fnr family transcriptional regulator encodes MIRYLDTIKNVNLFNILEDEDIKLIARIASIKNLPKGYVVFQEGEKGDALYIIIKGKVKVSLYDDDGREYILDIIGKDGFFGELSLLDDLPRSANIITTEDCEFIILKRYDFIKLLMENPTITINILKTMSTRLRAADERIKGLAFFSVEGRILKYLMEIGEEIGIKVKNHIIIENGPSQVEIASSCGCSRETVSRMLKSLVNKGIITVRKRQYTLYTGHLSF; translated from the coding sequence ATGATAAGATATCTTGACACTATAAAGAATGTAAACCTCTTCAATATATTAGAAGATGAAGACATCAAGTTGATAGCTCGGATTGCCAGCATTAAAAACCTTCCTAAGGGCTATGTGGTATTTCAAGAGGGAGAAAAGGGGGATGCGCTATATATCATAATAAAGGGTAAGGTAAAGGTATCTCTATATGATGACGATGGAAGGGAATATATATTGGATATTATAGGGAAAGATGGTTTCTTTGGAGAACTTTCACTCCTTGATGACCTACCCCGTTCTGCTAATATTATAACTACAGAAGACTGTGAGTTTATTATATTGAAAAGGTATGATTTTATAAAACTCCTTATGGAAAATCCCACCATTACCATAAACATCCTAAAAACCATGTCCACAAGGTTAAGGGCAGCAGATGAGAGGATTAAAGGGTTGGCATTTTTTAGTGTTGAGGGCAGGATACTGAAATATCTCATGGAGATCGGAGAAGAGATAGGGATAAAGGTAAAAAATCACATAATCATTGAAAACGGTCCATCCCAAGTAGAGATAGCAAGCTCATGTGGCTGCTCCAGAGAGACCGTATCAAGGATGCTGAAAAGCCTGGTCAATAAGGGCATAATAACGGTAAGAAAGAGACAGTATACCCTATATACAGGGCATCTTTCATTCTGA
- a CDS encoding LemA family protein, with translation MKRYTALLLFLALLLISGCGYNTIQQNEEKVKEAWANVEAAYQRRNDLIPNLVETVKAYAKHERETLQAVVDARARAGSIQVSKDMIGDPKAMEQFQAAQGAMTSALSRLMVIVERYPDLKASQNFRDLQNQLEGTENRINVARTRYNKAVQEFNTSIRIFPNNITNKLLLHLTPKEPFKAEPGAEKAPQVKF, from the coding sequence ATGAAGAGATATACAGCCTTATTATTGTTTTTAGCTTTGCTTTTAATATCAGGGTGTGGATACAATACTATACAGCAGAATGAAGAAAAAGTGAAAGAGGCATGGGCAAATGTGGAGGCAGCATATCAGAGGAGAAATGACTTGATACCCAATCTTGTTGAAACAGTTAAGGCTTATGCAAAACATGAAAGAGAGACCCTTCAGGCTGTTGTAGATGCAAGGGCAAGGGCAGGGAGTATTCAGGTATCAAAAGATATGATAGGAGACCCAAAGGCTATGGAGCAGTTTCAAGCTGCTCAAGGTGCCATGACAAGCGCCCTTTCAAGGCTTATGGTGATAGTGGAGAGATATCCTGACCTCAAGGCAAGTCAGAATTTTAGAGACCTTCAAAATCAACTCGAGGGGACCGAAAACAGGATCAATGTAGCCAGGACAAGATATAACAAGGCGGTTCAGGAGTTTAATACATCCATAAGAATATTCCCAAATAATATAACCAATAAACTCCTTTTACATCTAACACCAAAAGAGCCTTTTAAGGCCGAGCCAGGCGCTGAAAAAGCACCACAGGTAAAATTCTAA
- the alaS gene encoding alanine--tRNA ligase codes for MTSKDIRRLFLQYFAGNGHTIVSSSSLVPDKDPTLLFVNAGMVQFKNVFLGIEKRDYLRATSCQKCVRAGGKHNDLDNVGKTLRHHTFFEMLGNFSFGDYFKKDAIAFAWKFLKDALNLDEERLWVTIYKDDEDAASIWKDIGVRSERIVRLGEKDNFWSMGDEGPCGPCSEIIYDLGEGVGCGKPTCMVGCDCDRFLEIWNLVFMEFEREKDGKMKKLPRPSIDTGMGLERVTSVIEKRLGNYETDLFMPIIRKIEDISGCAYGENEKTDIAIRVIADHVRGATFIINDGVLPSKEGRGYVLRRIIRRALRYGKKIGIEKEFIHNLSSAVVDIMEETYPEIKQNHPYIVRVLKGEEERFIETLNFGMRLYEEIAQEVKAKGASVIPGSLVYRLYDTYGFPLDITREMAEDDGLSLDMEGFEEELRQQKIRSRTASKIKGDELESSHIEALKADIRNIFVGYEKIQAKAKILNIISGDISVDEIKEKQEAEVFFDTTPFYAESGGQVEDTGFLESPSGKADVIAVKKIRADLFSHRVRVIEGSIKKGDKADLYINIEKRRNTSRNHTATHLLHYALRQVLGVHVKQAGSLVEPDRFRFDFTHFQAMEDEEIARVEDIVNEKILDCIDVVIEEKSREDAIKEGATALFEEKYGEKVRVVRIGDFSAELCGGTHVKNTGEIGSLYIISEGSLASGVRRIEAVTGKGSISYKRRLESILKSISRQTNTEIGRLDEKIENMVVEIKEKEKTIERLKEDVMKYRVEDALKTAKDKNGTKIVSMFLEDAPVDELRKVSDIIRGKEKNSVVALGSRNEDKGIIIVAVSKSLINQYNAGKIIKSLTERFNGKGGGGPQIAQGGIPGEKVMDALKDIYNTL; via the coding sequence GTGACATCAAAAGATATAAGAAGACTATTTCTCCAATATTTTGCAGGCAATGGCCATACCATTGTCTCGAGTTCATCTCTTGTCCCTGATAAGGACCCCACCCTGCTTTTTGTAAATGCAGGTATGGTTCAGTTTAAGAATGTCTTCCTTGGTATAGAAAAAAGAGATTATTTGAGGGCAACATCCTGTCAAAAGTGCGTAAGGGCAGGGGGGAAACACAATGACCTGGATAACGTGGGCAAGACCCTAAGGCACCATACATTTTTCGAGATGCTCGGCAATTTTTCCTTTGGCGATTATTTCAAAAAGGATGCCATTGCCTTTGCCTGGAAATTCCTCAAGGATGCCCTAAACCTTGACGAGGAAAGGCTCTGGGTAACCATATACAAGGATGATGAGGATGCAGCATCCATATGGAAAGACATAGGGGTCAGAAGCGAGAGGATAGTCCGGCTCGGAGAAAAGGACAATTTCTGGTCTATGGGAGATGAGGGTCCATGTGGTCCATGCTCGGAGATTATCTATGATTTAGGAGAAGGGGTGGGATGCGGAAAGCCAACTTGTATGGTAGGCTGTGACTGTGACCGTTTTCTTGAGATATGGAATCTTGTCTTTATGGAATTTGAAAGGGAGAAAGACGGCAAGATGAAAAAACTCCCGAGACCATCTATAGATACTGGTATGGGGCTTGAAAGGGTAACATCGGTCATCGAGAAGAGACTGGGCAATTATGAAACAGACCTCTTTATGCCAATCATAAGAAAGATTGAGGATATATCTGGCTGTGCCTACGGTGAAAATGAAAAGACAGACATAGCCATAAGGGTAATAGCAGACCATGTTAGAGGCGCTACATTTATTATAAATGACGGCGTCCTTCCTTCTAAAGAAGGTAGAGGTTATGTCTTAAGAAGGATTATAAGAAGGGCATTGAGGTATGGAAAAAAGATAGGCATAGAAAAGGAATTCATCCACAATCTATCAAGTGCAGTAGTAGACATTATGGAGGAAACATATCCTGAGATTAAACAGAATCATCCATATATAGTCCGCGTCCTTAAAGGTGAGGAAGAGAGGTTCATAGAGACCCTAAATTTTGGCATGAGATTATATGAGGAGATAGCACAAGAGGTAAAGGCAAAGGGCGCATCTGTAATACCGGGTAGCCTTGTTTACAGATTATATGATACTTATGGATTCCCCCTTGATATAACAAGAGAAATGGCAGAGGATGACGGGCTTTCATTGGATATGGAAGGTTTTGAGGAGGAGCTAAGGCAACAGAAGATAAGGTCAAGGACTGCCTCTAAGATTAAGGGAGATGAATTAGAGTCAAGCCATATAGAGGCCCTTAAGGCAGATATAAGGAATATCTTTGTGGGATATGAAAAGATACAGGCTAAAGCTAAAATACTGAATATTATTTCTGGCGATATTTCTGTAGATGAAATCAAAGAAAAACAGGAGGCAGAGGTCTTTTTTGATACCACCCCTTTTTATGCAGAAAGCGGTGGACAGGTTGAAGATACAGGTTTTCTTGAATCTCCATCAGGCAAAGCAGACGTTATAGCAGTAAAAAAGATAAGGGCAGATCTTTTCTCCCATAGGGTCAGGGTAATAGAAGGTTCTATTAAAAAAGGTGATAAGGCCGACCTCTATATAAACATAGAGAAAAGACGCAATACCTCAAGAAATCATACTGCTACTCATCTTCTTCACTATGCACTAAGACAGGTTCTGGGCGTTCATGTAAAACAGGCAGGCTCTCTTGTGGAACCCGATAGGTTCAGGTTTGATTTTACCCATTTTCAGGCAATGGAGGATGAGGAAATTGCAAGGGTAGAGGATATTGTCAATGAAAAGATACTTGACTGTATAGATGTGGTAATTGAGGAGAAGTCAAGAGAAGATGCCATAAAAGAGGGGGCAACTGCGTTATTTGAGGAAAAATATGGTGAAAAGGTAAGGGTAGTCAGGATAGGAGATTTTAGCGCAGAATTATGCGGTGGAACCCATGTAAAAAACACAGGCGAGATAGGTAGCCTATATATTATAAGCGAAGGTTCTCTGGCATCAGGAGTAAGGAGGATAGAGGCTGTAACAGGAAAAGGCTCCATCTCTTACAAGAGGCGGCTCGAATCTATCCTGAAGTCTATATCAAGACAAACAAATACTGAGATAGGTAGGCTTGATGAAAAGATAGAGAATATGGTAGTTGAGATCAAAGAAAAAGAAAAGACCATAGAGCGCCTTAAAGAAGATGTGATGAAATATAGGGTAGAAGATGCCTTAAAGACTGCTAAAGATAAAAATGGCACAAAGATAGTATCCATGTTTCTGGAAGACGCACCAGTAGATGAGCTGAGGAAGGTTTCAGATATAATAAGGGGTAAAGAGAAGAACTCAGTTGTAGCCCTTGGTTCAAGAAATGAGGATAAGGGCATCATCATTGTTGCAGTAAGCAAGAGCCTTATAAATCAGTATAATGCAGGAAAGATCATAAAATCCCTCACCGAGAGATTTAATGGAAAGGGAGGGGGAGGACCACAGATTGCCCAGGGCGGTATCCCTGGTGAAAAGGTCATGGACGCCCTAAAAGACATATACAATACCCTATGA
- a CDS encoding response regulator transcription factor: MKILLIEDEEKVANFISLGLKEEGYDVDTAFDGKKGLELIKEKRYGIILLDLMIPEIDGLQLLKIIRSWGIDTPVLIITAKNSKEDVVKGLDTGSDDYLTKPFSFEELLARIRALLRRSAKTDTNILKYKGLALNPYTRILNFGAEEIDLTEKEFLIMELMLKNSETVLSRKDIAEYVWHTSTDTTNIVDVYVNFLRKKIETLTSKKYIHTVRGMGYILKEDEKA, from the coding sequence ATGAAGATACTTCTTATAGAAGATGAAGAAAAGGTTGCCAATTTTATAAGCCTTGGATTAAAAGAAGAAGGCTATGATGTAGATACTGCCTTTGATGGAAAAAAAGGCCTGGAACTTATCAAAGAAAAAAGATATGGCATAATACTCCTTGACCTTATGATACCAGAGATAGATGGCCTGCAGCTCTTAAAGATCATAAGGTCATGGGGTATTGATACGCCTGTCCTTATAATAACTGCTAAGAACTCAAAAGAAGATGTAGTGAAAGGGCTTGATACAGGCAGTGATGACTATCTCACAAAGCCCTTTTCTTTCGAGGAACTTTTGGCAAGGATCAGGGCACTTCTAAGAAGGTCTGCAAAGACTGATACAAATATCCTTAAATACAAAGGCCTTGCCCTTAATCCATACACAAGAATACTTAATTTTGGTGCTGAGGAGATAGACCTTACAGAAAAGGAATTCTTGATCATGGAACTCATGCTCAAAAACAGTGAGACGGTCCTATCCAGAAAGGATATTGCCGAATATGTATGGCACACTTCAACGGATACAACAAATATTGTGGATGTCTATGTAAACTTCTTAAGAAAAAAGATCGAAACCCTAACCTCTAAAAAATACATCCATACTGTCAGGGGAATGGGTTATATACTCAAGGAAGATGAAAAGGCTTAA
- a CDS encoding ATP-binding protein: MKRLNLPIKWKLTLWYSLILASILILFSSGVYIYFKNSLQKSIDTKLKSIADVLSTAIVEAHGVSVFGNFERYLENVLGKKPKGKFIQIMDSSGRIGAKMSDIDAETLPTPFSAIERALKGEVVYETIETHFKQRIRTIILPIVDREKITSIVQVGTSLEDFDETMRRLLIIFLISIPTSIAITTVSGYFLARKALRPVDKIRRAAIKISSSNLDERIDIGEKRDELGRLATTFNEMIARLKDSFQRINQFSIDVSHELKTPLTILKGETEVMLRKDRVIDDYKRLLKSNLEEIDRMTKIIDDLLLLSKADSKDISLKTEDIALKDLITDVCIDMQIFAKNKGVELILGDIDEVRLQGDELKLRRMFFNIIENGIKYTPEGGKVEVYSSVNNGYININIKDNGIGIPENDIKFIFDRFYRGDKSRRRETGSGLGLSISKWIAEAHRGSIEVISSPSQGSLFSVKLPL, from the coding sequence ATGAAAAGGCTTAATCTACCCATTAAATGGAAGCTTACCCTGTGGTATAGCCTGATTCTTGCATCCATACTTATTCTTTTTTCCAGCGGTGTATATATCTATTTTAAAAATAGCCTCCAGAAAAGCATAGATACAAAACTCAAATCTATTGCCGATGTCCTTTCAACTGCCATTGTAGAGGCCCATGGCGTGAGCGTATTCGGCAATTTTGAGAGGTATCTGGAGAATGTCCTTGGAAAAAAACCAAAGGGAAAGTTTATCCAGATTATGGACAGCTCTGGTCGAATTGGGGCAAAGATGAGCGACATTGATGCCGAGACCCTTCCCACCCCTTTCTCTGCCATTGAAAGGGCCCTAAAAGGTGAAGTTGTATATGAGACCATCGAGACCCATTTTAAACAAAGGATAAGAACCATCATACTCCCCATAGTAGATAGGGAAAAGATAACGAGCATAGTCCAGGTAGGAACATCCTTAGAGGATTTTGACGAGACTATGAGACGGCTACTCATCATCTTCCTCATCAGTATACCAACATCCATAGCCATAACTACAGTAAGCGGGTATTTTCTTGCAAGAAAGGCATTAAGACCTGTAGATAAGATTAGAAGGGCAGCCATAAAGATATCATCCAGCAACCTTGACGAAAGGATAGATATAGGTGAAAAAAGAGATGAGCTTGGAAGGCTTGCCACTACCTTTAATGAAATGATTGCCCGCCTCAAGGATTCATTCCAGAGGATAAACCAATTCAGTATAGATGTATCCCATGAACTTAAGACGCCCCTTACCATCTTGAAGGGTGAGACAGAGGTCATGCTGAGAAAGGATAGGGTCATAGATGATTATAAGAGGCTTTTGAAAAGCAACCTTGAAGAGATAGACAGGATGACAAAGATAATAGATGACCTGTTGCTATTGTCAAAGGCAGATTCGAAAGACATATCATTGAAAACAGAAGACATTGCTTTAAAGGACCTTATAACAGATGTCTGTATAGATATGCAGATCTTTGCAAAAAATAAGGGCGTGGAACTCATTTTAGGTGATATTGATGAGGTAAGGCTGCAAGGCGATGAATTAAAGCTCCGTAGAATGTTCTTCAATATCATAGAAAACGGCATAAAATACACCCCAGAGGGCGGTAAGGTAGAGGTTTATTCCTCTGTTAATAATGGCTATATTAATATTAACATCAAGGACAATGGCATAGGTATACCTGAAAATGATATAAAGTTTATCTTTGATAGGTTTTACAGAGGGGATAAATCAAGGAGGCGTGAAACAGGAAGTGGACTTGGACTTTCTATAAGTAAATGGATAGCAGAGGCTCACAGAGGCTCTATAGAGGTGATAAGCTCCCCTTCACAGGGTAGTTTATTTTCTGTTAAATTGCCTTTATAA
- a CDS encoding TPM domain-containing protein: MKRTNLKISYLKYVLLFGFFFFLSVVYAYGLHVPALKGYVNDYGGMISPSVKAKLEGELKAFEESDSTQVVILTIPSLEGEALEEYSIKVAENWKIGHRAKDNGVILLVAKKDRKLRIEVGRGLEGRLTDLIAGRIIEMVIKPRFKRGDFDGGFIAGVHAIMDAVKGEFKSDDKDKTVINKKSIWTFIFFVGVLLVFFGRFSKILSAILGAIALPLIAFFIFAPPIMLLVILIFIGFFFGLFLPLLFHGWHGGRGGRTSYWGSWGSSGGGGFDSGGFSGGGGDFGGGGASGDW; encoded by the coding sequence ATGAAACGGACAAATCTAAAAATATCATACCTTAAATATGTCTTACTTTTTGGTTTTTTCTTTTTTTTATCTGTTGTCTATGCTTATGGCCTTCATGTCCCTGCCCTGAAAGGATATGTAAATGATTACGGTGGCATGATCTCTCCATCAGTAAAAGCTAAACTTGAAGGGGAATTAAAGGCATTCGAAGAGTCTGATTCTACTCAGGTGGTGATACTAACCATACCATCCCTTGAGGGAGAGGCGTTAGAAGAATATTCCATCAAGGTGGCGGAAAACTGGAAGATAGGCCATAGAGCCAAAGATAATGGCGTAATACTCCTTGTTGCTAAAAAAGATAGAAAATTGAGGATAGAAGTAGGTAGGGGTCTTGAAGGCAGGCTTACTGACCTTATAGCAGGTCGTATAATAGAGATGGTGATCAAACCCAGATTCAAAAGGGGAGATTTTGATGGTGGTTTTATTGCTGGCGTCCATGCAATAATGGATGCAGTAAAAGGTGAATTTAAGTCAGATGATAAAGATAAAACAGTCATCAATAAAAAATCTATATGGACATTTATCTTTTTTGTGGGAGTCCTCTTAGTTTTCTTTGGCAGATTTTCAAAGATATTATCAGCGATTTTAGGGGCGATAGCATTGCCTTTAATAGCTTTTTTCATTTTTGCGCCACCGATTATGTTACTTGTCATCCTTATTTTTATTGGTTTTTTCTTTGGACTTTTTTTGCCTTTGCTTTTTCATGGATGGCATGGAGGAAGAGGGGGGAGGACATCATACTGGGGGTCTTGGGGCTCAAGTGGAGGAGGAGGTTTTGATAGTGGTGGATTCAGCGGAGGCGGTGGAGATTTTGGCGGAGGCGGTGCATCAGGAGACTGGTGA
- a CDS encoding DegQ family serine endoprotease has protein sequence MKNKGLLITILILVILVIGFGFIKEKTTNKESMYGQIKPVAFDKGLPSLSNLVKSVKPCVVNINTTMTVKGPDLSERFGGPYNPFKDFFGNDFFERFFGDIPRREFKQRSLGSGFIIDKEGYILTNNHVVEKASSIKVKLTDGKDYDAKIIGKDPKTDIALIKINAKHELPVAKLGNSDALEVGDWVIAIGNPFGLEQTVTAGIVSAKGRVIGAGPYDDFIQTDASINPGNSGGPLFNLNGEVIGINTAIVSTGQGIGFAIPINIAKEMLQSLKSKGKVVRGSLGVRIQEVTPEIARDFGLKEPEGALVADVIEGSPADKAGIKSGDIIVAYNGKKIKNRDVLPKLVAATEVGKKAKVTIIRDGKKMDLDVIVGELKDETFMASRKQDVEKDYGLVVQNITPEIARHLKLKDTKGVIVTDVQPGSPAHDADIRQGDVIIKIGKKTIKNINDFKDAMKRSNIKEGIVIFLRRDNMTMYTVLRED, from the coding sequence ATGAAAAATAAAGGTCTTTTAATAACAATATTAATACTTGTGATCCTTGTAATAGGCTTTGGATTTATTAAAGAAAAAACTACAAATAAAGAATCCATGTATGGACAGATAAAGCCCGTGGCATTTGATAAGGGGCTCCCAAGCTTAAGCAATCTCGTAAAATCTGTAAAACCTTGTGTAGTCAACATAAACACCACCATGACAGTGAAAGGTCCTGACCTGAGCGAACGATTTGGTGGACCTTATAACCCATTCAAGGATTTTTTTGGAAATGATTTTTTCGAAAGATTCTTTGGTGATATTCCAAGGAGGGAATTCAAACAGAGAAGCCTTGGCTCAGGATTTATTATAGATAAAGAAGGCTATATATTGACCAACAATCATGTTGTGGAAAAGGCATCTTCTATAAAGGTAAAGCTTACAGATGGAAAGGATTATGATGCAAAGATAATAGGAAAGGACCCAAAAACAGATATTGCCCTCATCAAGATAAATGCAAAACATGAACTGCCTGTGGCAAAATTGGGCAATTCTGATGCCCTTGAAGTAGGCGACTGGGTGATTGCCATAGGCAATCCCTTTGGCCTTGAACAAACAGTAACAGCAGGTATTGTAAGCGCAAAAGGCAGGGTAATCGGTGCAGGCCCTTATGATGACTTTATTCAGACAGATGCATCCATAAATCCTGGCAACAGTGGAGGGCCTCTTTTCAATCTAAACGGTGAGGTCATAGGAATAAACACAGCCATTGTCTCCACAGGTCAGGGTATTGGTTTTGCCATACCTATAAACATTGCAAAGGAGATGCTCCAATCATTAAAGTCAAAGGGTAAGGTTGTAAGAGGTTCCCTTGGTGTGAGGATTCAAGAGGTGACACCTGAGATTGCCAGAGATTTCGGACTTAAAGAACCAGAGGGTGCCCTTGTTGCCGATGTCATAGAAGGAAGCCCTGCTGATAAGGCAGGAATAAAAAGTGGCGATATAATTGTGGCTTATAACGGTAAAAAGATAAAAAACAGAGATGTCCTCCCAAAGCTTGTGGCAGCCACAGAGGTAGGCAAAAAGGCAAAGGTAACCATAATAAGGGATGGAAAAAAAATGGATTTAGATGTAATAGTAGGAGAATTGAAAGATGAGACATTTATGGCATCGAGGAAACAGGATGTAGAAAAGGATTATGGTCTTGTTGTTCAGAATATCACCCCTGAGATTGCAAGACACCTGAAGTTAAAAGACACAAAAGGGGTAATAGTCACCGATGTGCAGCCAGGGAGTCCTGCCCATGATGCAGATATAAGACAAGGGGATGTAATAATAAAAATAGGCAAAAAGACTATAAAGAATATAAATGATTTCAAGGATGCCATGAAAAGGTCAAATATCAAAGAAGGGATTGTTATCTTTTTAAGGAGAGATAATATGACCATGTATACTGTTTTGAGAGAAGATTAA